CGAGGCGTAAGTTATAAATCATATTCCTTATGATCTTTTAAACGATATGattctgagttttttttttattgttacagAATGGGTAAGATGTGGGAGATGATGCAAATGCATCACCAGAGACAAGCCGAGATCTCCAAAGTATTGAAATCACTAGACATATCGCAGGCGGTTAAAGAAACAAACGATCACCACCACGAACGCACCATCCAGCTCCTGGCCGTGGTCCAAGAGTGGCACACGCAGTTTTGCAGGATGATAGACAATCAAAAGATGTATATAAAGTCACTCGGCGGGTGGCTGAAGCTGAATCTCATCCCTATAGAGAGCACGCTCAAGGAGAAAGTATCTTCGCCGCCACGTGTCCCAAACCCCGCTATACAGAAGCTTCTCCACATTTGGTACGACCGGTTAGACAAGATCCCCGACGAGATGGCGAGGACGGCGATCATCAATTTCGCGGCGGTTGTGAGCACGATAATGCAGCAGCAAGAGGAGGAGATGAAGCTGAGGGATAGGTGCGGGGAGACGAGGAAGGAGCTGGGGAGGAAGATCAGGCAGTTTGAGGATTGGTACCATAAGTACATGCAGAAGAGAGGGCCTGAGGATATGAATGCGGACGGGTCTGAAGCGGACAACGAGCATAAGGATGAGGTTGTCGTGAGGCAGTTCAACGTGGAGCAGATTAAGAAGAGGttggaggaagaggaagaggcttACCAAAGGCAAAGCCAACAAGTTAGAGAGAAGTCTATTGCTAGTCTTAGAACTCGTCTTCCCGAGCTGTTTCAGGCAATGTCTGAGGTTGCATATTCCTGTTCGGGTATGTATAGAGCGGTTGTTGCGTATGTGACTCAGCGGCAAAGCCAAAACGAAAGGCATCAGAAATCATCAAGCCAGGGACAAACTTCGGTAAGAACCGATGTAAGAGCAGAGTGATGTCTTTGTTTTTTCCTTTGGTCTGAATTTTTCAGTACCCCCATATACAGCTTATAGCATATAGTTATCattgtttctttaaaaaatattatgttttggGGTTTTATAAGGTTTGTTACGTCTGAGATATATTTATAGACTTGATTCCTAGTGAATCGTTCTTGGTTAATAAGAGTCTTAGTACTGATAGTGTTGCAGTTGTAATTTTGTACAGGGATAAATCTTTGTAATGACTATTTGCAAACCTATTATACAGTACTTCTACGTAGGTTTGGACACATTATCTGGAACCAAAAGAGGCTAAAGAGCTGAACCAAATTAGGAGATTTAATTTGGTTTTGGATAAAAAAGTAATTGAATCAAATCACAATTGAATAGAATCTGAatgaatattcaaaatattataaaaatttaatatttagttatatttaaatttaaaatcattaaaatattcaaaagtatAATTTTAAACTTGAAAATTTTAGGTTAGAAATAAGTAATAACTGAATATTCTAATGTTTTTGAAGTATTCCGAATGTCCTCCATTAAAAATGAACATTTTATGGGAAATTGCTTATAAACGAATAACATATTAAAATCAACCAAAATTATTTTACTCTCTTCGTTTCGTAAAAAATGCAAAAGTGACATtttttacacatattaagaaaatgattgaaatgactaatattattttagataaataaaattaattataaaatcaatgtatttttatttattattgaggTAGAAGTTGCATTGGAATTTTAAAATGACACTCActctttttgtaacaaaaaaaaacaaaatattaaaatgacgcttaatatgaaacagagagtatattctaaacatattctgTTGAAAGTCTTGACATAATTGTATGTTTGATTTCACTTAATGttcaaataaatcaaataagtATTTAGTAAAGAGCATTAATTATTCTAAAAGCAAATGTAACACAACAAACAAATATGTTTCTTCCATGACTTTGTAAAAACTCTTTACAAGTGCTAAAATAGCAATCATAaagagaaaaatcaaaatcacaacAACAAGCTCCACAGCTATATTATTCGACACACATTGACACTAACACAACATTCATGAGCACATTAAAAAAACGATCATCTATATTATTCGACACACATTGACACTAACACAACATTCATGAGCACATTAAAAAAACGATCATCTAAAAACTTTAAAGGAGTGGTTAGTGCAAGTGAACCCACCATCAACCATCAGATTATCTCCACTCACATACCGCGACTCATCACTAGCCAGAAACAAAACCGCGTTCGCCACGTCATCAACCGTCAACTCAACACCTTTCAGATTCGCGTTCGCAGCGGCGAAACTCCTGAAACCAGCGACCACGCCTTCCGTCCTCTCATCCTCAGGCAAATGAGCCAGCGCGAGGTTGGTCAAAACCGCGTAAGGCGAAACGCAGTTCACGCGTATCCCGTGCTGTCCTAGCTCTGCCGCAACGCTCCTAGTCAAACCTAGAACCGCGTGCTTGGAGCCGACGTAAGCGTGCGGACCAACGCCTCCGACAACGCCGCCAACGCTGCATAAAGAGACTATCGAGCCTTTCTTGGCGGGGATCATCACACGCGCCGCATGTTTCATCCCTAGGAAAGCTCCTTTCACGTTGACGTTGAAGACCATCTCGAACTCGGTTAAACTGTTGTTGCGGATGTCCGGACACGGTGCTTCGCTTACTCCTGCGTTGTTGATGAGTATGTCAAGTGTCCCGAAACGCTTGACGGCGAAGTCAACAGCGTTACTGATGTCGTCTTCTTGTGTGACGTCACCGTGGATGAAACAAGCTGACTCCTCCGAGTTGGCTAACAGAGTTTTGAGAACTTTGTCTCCGAGATCGTCTTGGACGTCGACGATGCAGACTTTGGCACCGTGCTTGTGGAACAGACGAGCGATGCTTTCGCCTATCCCTGTGGCTCCTCCGGTTATCAACGCCACTTTACCCAAAAGCCTGTTGTTCATACAGGCGCACGCTTGTTGAAAGTGTTCATATCAATGTgctataataattataataatatttattttatcaataattaaataataataataacttcATTATTAAAGACCGAAGAGATCGAAAGTCGAAACCAATAGAGATCAAAAGATTCGGTATGAGATAGAAAACATCCGAATCAGACAAAACACAACTGAACAGATCTCAAATCTGTTGTTCATCCGACCAAAAGACACTAGTGTAATGAAAATACATTCGATTTTGTTACTGGAAAATTGACTACACGGCATATAAAATTCAGaattcaaataaataattaaatgaagATCGAAAGAGAGCAACTGATAAAAGAGCATTCAGAGAATATAAGAAGCAgagatgaaaaagaagaagtgaAAAGGTGAGACCTTTGAGTAGGGAGAGAAGAATGTTGAATGTTTTCAGTtgacatgatgatgatgatgatagattctgatcttctctcttctctcttcttctccttaatATGCGCCTCTTGGAAACCCTACTCAAACGCTTCTCTACTCTCTATATCTCTCTCTGTGGCTTTGGTTA
This Brassica napus cultivar Da-Ae chromosome C6, Da-Ae, whole genome shotgun sequence DNA region includes the following protein-coding sequences:
- the LOC106390565 gene encoding xanthoxin dehydrogenase isoform X2 → MSTENIQHSSLPTQRLLGKVALITGGATGIGESIARLFHKHGAKVCIVDVQDDLGDKVLKTLLANSEESACFIHGDVTQEDDISNAVDFAVKRFGTLDILINNAGVSEAPCPDIRNNSLTEFEMVFNVNVKGAFLGMKHAARVMIPAKKGSIVSLCSVGGVVGGVGPHAYVGSKHAVLGLTRSVAAELGQHGIRVNCVSPYAVLTNLALAHLPEDERTEGVVAGFRSFAAANANLKGVELTVDDVANAVLFLASDESRYVSGDNLMVDGGFTCTNHSFKVFR
- the LOC106390565 gene encoding xanthoxin dehydrogenase isoform X1; translated protein: MSTENIQHSSLPTQRLLGKVALITGGATGIGESIARLFHKHGAKVCIVDVQDDLGDKVLKTLLANSEESACFIHGDVTQEDDISNAVDFAVKRFGTLDILINNAGVSEAPCPDIRNNSLTEFEMVFNVNVKGAFLGMKHAARVMIPAKKGSIVSLCSVGGVVGGVGPHAYVGSKHAVLGLTRSVAAELGQHGIRVNCVSPYAVLTNLALAHLPEDERTEGVVAGFRSFAAANANLKGVELTVDDVANAVLFLASDESRYVSGDNLMVDGGFTCTNHSFKVFR